GCCTATTACGTTAATATTCAGAACAGCAATAtttaatatgtttaagaaggaactgcagatgctggaaaatcaaaggtacacaaaaatgctggagaaactcagcgggtgcagcagcatctatggagtgaaggaaataggcaacgttgcctatttccttcgctccatagatgctgctgcacccgctgagtttctccagcagtattTAATAGTTTCCCAAGCTCAAAACTGACGCTTTTTCTAGTAAAGTAGGGGAAGAATGATGATCAGTTTCTAATTTTATCTTTTGCATATATTTTTCACTCTTGCCACTCaaagatgagccccagtgtcaatTAATGGCACAGTTAGTTCTCTGCTAAAGATGATGTCTTATTGAAATGAAGAAATGAAAGGAGGAATATGTGCTCACCAAATTCTTAacacatcctcaaaagattctaCTGAATTACAAATAATGTACAAGACTCTTTCTTCAGCAAAACAACGTAAGCCCTGTGAAAGCATGAATGACTTGGTTTTCCGTATCAACTATTTTAAGACTTAAAGAAACGATCTATTGCCATAAGAGTTAAAGACATTATCCAAGGGTGCGGGTAGGGGGTGATGCAGGAATGGGAATCTGGGGATGGATTAGTTGTTTCACTTGCATAAACAGTGTCACGTTTACAACCACCCCAGCGATCTGTGACACCAAGCACCCCTTTGCTACTGACATGCGTGCCATATGCCACAAGGACACATACTGATGAGTAGTGTCTCTGTGCAGTTTGAAAAGAAACAATTTGCTCTCGTTGTGTAATCCGAATTTCATGGTTGTGCTCACAGTCAGATAAACATCAAGAAAACAGATGATCCTTGTTAAATTTTCCATTTATCTATTCCTTTGTAAATATCAATCAATTAATAGCATGCAATGGCTGACCATTTGATTGGCTACTGCTCGGTTATGGTCCGATGGAAGAGCTGGGTTATAAATGCCTCGGCTTGCAAGAGGATTTAACAAACAGGCTTTGCACACTCAACGCCTGCTTTACCCGGCAGCACTTCTTTTGAAGCCAATTCCAAAGATGATCAAGGAAGTAAATCTGAAACCAAAAGAAATTCATCCTTAAGAAAGAGAACTTTGGAGTGTTACTTTTATGCTTCTAAATGTATCAACTGAAAGAGCTACAGCAGCAAATGCATATGAAAACAACACTGCAACGAGAACTTGTACTAGATGTGGCAGAAAAGGTATGGTCATTTTCTGCAAAAGGCTGATGAACACCAAAGAGGCTCCTAGCCTTCAAGCACGGGTAACTTCTTTGATATCTTTGGTGTACCTAACTTTATTAATGATACATTAACAACCGTAACGCTGAAAATTAATTCCAAGTGTTTGAAAACTTTCCAGTTGGTAGTCTTCCCTTTCAGCGGGCAAGAGACTGATTGCTGAAAACTCCCTAACCATCTTTCCTTCAAAGTGCCAACATTTCGTTTTTGCATTATTGTTTAACATTTGCTGAATATGGATACCACGACGTTAGCTCCACATGGATCCGTACAAAAGGATCTTTCGTCTCACTGGTTGCCGAAGAATGCCAACAATTCTTACAATATTTCCTCTTTGCAATGTAGAGAAATCGATATTCCAGAGGAGATCTTCTTAACACTTGGTCTTCTCAGTTTTTTGGAAAATATGCTGGTTATCATAGCTATTATTAGAAACCGGAATTTGCATTCTCCGATGTATTATTTCATTTGCTGCCTGGCTGTGGCagatatgttggtcagtgtgagtaATACAATAGAAACAATTGTTATTATTCTAATGGAGAAACAAGCGATGATTGTGCAGAACTACACCCTTAAACACATAGACAATCTAATAGATCTGATGATCTGTACCTCAATGGTATCGTCACTCTCCTTCTTGGCTGCCATTGCAGCTGACAGGTACATCACTATATTTTACGCCTTACGATATCATGTCATTATGACCACTCGGAATGCTGCCATCATCATTGTTGGAATCTGGATAGTCAGCAGTGTCTCGAGCATCTTATTCATCGTCTACTCGGAGAGTGGTGCG
This sequence is a window from Amblyraja radiata isolate CabotCenter1 chromosome 17, sAmbRad1.1.pri, whole genome shotgun sequence. Protein-coding genes within it:
- the mc1r gene encoding melanocyte-stimulating hormone receptor, producing the protein MDTTTLAPHGSVQKDLSSHWLPKNANNSYNISSLQCREIDIPEEIFLTLGLLSFLENMLVIIAIIRNRNLHSPMYYFICCLAVADMLVSVSNTIETIVIILMEKQAMIVQNYTLKHIDNLIDLMICTSMVSSLSFLAAIAADRYITIFYALRYHVIMTTRNAAIIIVGIWIVSSVSSILFIVYSESGAVIICLISFFFAMLLIMGGLYFHMFTLAQSHTKKMMMQRKKRTAHQAANMKGAITLTILLGLFLICWSPFFLHLLLIISCPNNPYCLCFTSHFNMFLILIICNSVFDPIIYALRSQELRKTVKEIAFCSW